TTTTGATCACAAGGATCAATAGTGGATGCACGAAACATCCAATGACAAACAGGGTAGTACTATAATGCATAAACTTCGTTTGCTCCAATTTATTGCAGCACTTGCGTATTCCATCTTCGGTACTGTTGGGCCGGGCAATGCGCAAGACCCCCAAAAACTAGTTGAGGATTCCGCCGCATTAGCCAAATCACTTTTGGCAGATCCAGTCTGGGCTATCTACCAGGAACAATTTCGACAGGCTAAGGGTGTGGTCATAGCACCTGATATATTGAAGGCAGGACTATTAGTAGGTGCGGGCGGAGGCCAGTGCCTCGTTTTGGCACGAAATGAATCGGGGACGAACGGTTGGTCCTCGCCATCGTTTTGCGGCATTGGAGAAGCTAGCATTGGGCTCCAGATAGGAATTCAGAAACTCGAGGTGATGTTATTAGTCATGAATGAACAGGCGCTCCAATACATTGCCTCCGGGACAGCAACGTTAGGGGGCGAAGCTGGAATGTCTGTGGGCCTGATAGGAAGCACCATAGAAAGTTCTACCACCTTAAATCTAGATTACGATATCGTTGCCTTTGCCCGAGGCAAAGGATTTTATGGCGGCGTCGTATTAGATGGTGGGTACATCGGCCCCGACAAGGCATACAATAAGGCCTACTACGGCCGAGCCATAACGGCAAAACAGATACTGTTCTCTGATACCTCAGACAACGGGAGAGCTACGACATTGCAGGCAGCCCTGGCAACCCAATAGAGCTTGACGCTAAAAAAACGGGGCGCAGGCTAAAATTAAAAGAGCAGTTATGCCTGCGGCTGTTAGGGCTAGTTTGACAACTTGGACCAAATCTTTTGGGGAGGGAGGCGGACCATCTCCCAAATATGGTCTCTCAACCTGGCCAGAAAGATAACGTCTTGGGCCCTCTAGAGTGATATCTAGTGCTCCCGCTATCACTGATTTTGCTAACCTATACTTAATACCTTGACCTACTAAAATCATTCTTCGTCCCTGAAGCAGGGCGCCTATAGCAGAGGTTTCTGAGAACAATAAGATAGCACATAGCAGCAATATCGAACCTAACCATGATAAGAGCCCATCCACCGCAACTATAAGGCCTNTGCTGAATATTAAATACTCACGAGAAGCGCGACATGACGCAGAAAACTTTAGTCCATAATACATGAAACATCCTGGTAGCCCGAGTACCATATAAAACAACACGGGTCCGATGAAGTCAGATATAAAGTTTGTTACCACTGATTCTATTCCAAGCCGAGTTATTTCATCTGAGTTGGAGTAAGTGGCATCACGAGAGGAAAAAGCCTGGAGCTGTTGCCTGGCATCCTCTGTACTACCCAATTCGAGCGACGACGCCAANAGGTTGCCTGTTTTCCANGACCTTCCAACACTTACCAAACTCGTCACAATCGCTAATTCTAGGACCCAGCCAAGAGGGACCTCCCTGAAAAACCAATGGACGAGTACACCAACCAAAGCAGCTAAGCTTAGCGTACACACAAGACTAAGCGCACCGCGTATTAGGAGAGTATTGGAAGAACGGCCTTGCCGATCTAATTTCTCGGCCAACTTTTCCGTCAAATGGTTCAAAATATTTTTTGGNTGCCATAAGCTGCTGCCCGCATGAAACCAGCTGCCAGCATATAAATCAATAATTATGGCTCCAAACAAACACCAGAGTGTACTGAAACTATTCATAAACACATATAACATTAGTTAACGACATTGGCCAACTATCGTTAGTCCTCAGCCGGCAGCCTATTTTTTAGCCAGTCCGAATGTGAAATGTGATCCTCCTTTGTCGTGCTCTCCACAACACTCAGCCCATTCGGATCCCTAGCAGACATGTCCGCATCCGCTCCGAAGAACACAACCATCCAATTCTCTCTCCCGCTAATTCCCGCCCCAATTACAGCAGTTCGTCCCATTTTGTCTTGGGAATTAACGTNGGCACCTTCATCTCCAGTATCGTCGAGGTACCATGGAAAGCCGTTCGCATTAGCAGAGTTCGACCGAGCTCATCACGAGCATCAACACCTGCACTTTACCTCAAAGACGCTGTCACCATAGCAAGCTGCTGTGACATCACACCAGTCACCAGCAGGCTAACCTCTCGCGTTCCTGCACTTATCCAATCGCCAGGGATAAAAGCCAAACAGACCATAACTGCATCTATGAAAAAACTACGTCAATAATTACACAAGGCCTTGAGCATGGTCACTCGTATTTCCNGAGAAACTCCACAAAAAATTATTACTTGCGATACACGAATAAAGCACTGAGTAANTGCTGCCTACCCTCATAGCCAGGCCATGCCCAAGAAGACTTGTTATCATGCCGCAGAAGCATCAAAATAGCGGTCCTTAATATTTGATGTGGATTGGATGTGGGGGATAGATACGATGGTTAGTGCCGAATTGCGAGGGGTTTACTGCCCCGTACTAACACCCTTTGATAAGCAATTGAGGCCAGATGCAAGTCGTTTTGTAGAACATTGCAAAAGCCTTTTGCGACAAGGATGTCATGGACTTGCCGTATTTGGAACAACTGGGGAAGCAAACTCTCTCTCGGTTAAAGAACGGATTGAGCTTCTGGAGGAGCTCTTAAAAGCAGGCATACCACCAGAGCTGATCGCTCCNGGAACAGGATGTGCCGCTTTAACAGATACCATCGCCCTGACCCGACACGCATTTGAAGCAGGCTGCGCAGGGGTACTGATGCTCCCTCCCTATTACTACAAGCCTGTTGAAGAGGAAGGTCTTTACAGGTCATTCGCCACTGTTATTGAAGACATCGGGAATAATGGATTGAAGGTGTATTTGTATCACATTCCGCCATTCTCGGGAGTACCTCTAGAAATAGGATTAATAAAAAAACTGGTCAAAGACTTCCCTCATAACGTGGTTGGGCTCAAAGACTCTTCGGGGGTCTGGGAGTACACGGATACCCTACTAAAAACCCTACCTGATTTCGGTGTATTCAGTGGCTCAGAGGTTTTTCTTCGGGATAATCTTTTAGCGAAAGGATGTGGCACAATAACCGCTTCTGCAAACATTAACGCTCCTGCAATTTGCTCTCTCTTCGAAAATTGGGATGGTTCGAACGGCACCTCAAAACAAGCCGAAATCACAACAGTTAGGAAAGCTATCCAAAANTTTCCACTAATTCAGGCCCTAAAGACTGTTCTTGCTGACAGCCTAAAAGACGATGCATGGTTGACAGTCCGTCCACCACTGCTACCTCTTACACCCATTGCCCGCAAAACCCTGTTAGAATCTCTTGCCGAAGTAGGATATACACCACCCACTGAAATTGCGACTGATTAGATTGTGTAGAACGAATCGTCGTCTATCAAGTTTTTAGAAGAACAAATGTCCACGTGCCCGTTTCGCTTTCCCTTTCCGGTAAAACTGAGACGAAGTAAGAGAGCTAGGAGGCTCTCACTAACCATTGATGTCGCCGATGGAAGTGCCTTGCTAGTACTTCCAACAAGGGCCTCAATTCGGGAGGGCCAACGCTTCTTGCAACGCCAAACTAAATGGATCCTCGAAGAACTTGAAAAACTCCCTCCACGCCAATCGTTTAACNACGGAGNAACCTTTCGCATACTAGGCAACCCATACAGGATCAGACACCTCCCGCTCCTACCAAAAGAAATTCGGCGAGAAGGCCGGGATCTAGTTGTTGGTGGTTATGCCGAACCGAATACAGAGGTGATTAAATGGCTAAAGGAATTTGCAAAAGAGTCTTTGGTAGAAGCTTCGACATCCAAGGCAAGATCTCTCGGCCTGCCTCCACCCCCCATATCAATTCGAGACCCAAAGACTAGTTGGGGAAGTTGCTCTGAAGGTGGGTCCGTATCTTTCTCGTGGAGACTAATTCTCGCACCTCCTTGGGTAATGGACTATGTGGTATCGCATGAAACTGCCCATCTATTGCAATTCAATCACAGCAATGAATTTTGGGCTATTGTGCAAAGCGTATGCCCACGCTACAAACAAGCCAAGGTGTGGCTAAAGACAAAAGGGCAGCNCCTTTTAAGAGTTGGCTAAAGACCTGACATTACTTCGCCCCAAATTCTGGCGGGCAGCCCACCGCCTGACACTCCTTCCATGGGAGTGGCATCGTCGTTCCCGAGCCAGATACCCAATGTCAGATTTCCCCGATATCCAATAAACCAAGCATCTCTGAAATCCTGACTGGTTCCTGTTTTTCCAGCGGCACCTTGTAGNCCTGCCTTGGCGCCTGTACCATCCTCAATGACAGCTNGCAACAAAT
This genomic interval from Rhodospirillaceae bacterium contains the following:
- a CDS encoding metal-dependent hydrolase, translated to MSTCPFRFPFPVKLRRSKRARRLSLTIDVADGSALLVLPTRASIREGQRFLQRQTKWILEELEKLPPRQSFNXGXTFRILGNPYRIRHLPLLPKEIRREGRDLVVGGYAEPNTEVIKWLKEFAKESLVEASTSKARSLGLPPPPISIRDPKTSWGSCSEGGSVSFSWRLILAPPWVMDYVVSHETAHLLQFNHSNEFWAIVQSVCPRYKQAKVWLKTKGQXLLRVG
- a CDS encoding dihydrodipicolinate synthase family protein, giving the protein MVSAELRGVYCPVLTPFDKQLRPDASRFVEHCKSLLRQGCHGLAVFGTTGEANSLSVKERIELLEELLKAGIPPELIAPGTGCAALTDTIALTRHAFEAGCAGVLMLPPYYYKPVEEEGLYRSFATVIEDIGNNGLKVYLYHIPPFSGVPLEIGLIKKLVKDFPHNVVGLKDSSGVWEYTDTLLKTLPDFGVFSGSEVFLRDNLLAKGCGTITASANINAPAICSLFENWDGSNGTSKQAEITTVRKAIQXFPLIQALKTVLADSLKDDAWLTVRPPLLPLTPIARKTLLESLAEVGYTPPTEIATD